The proteins below come from a single Clostridiisalibacter paucivorans DSM 22131 genomic window:
- a CDS encoding AbrB/MazE/SpoVT family DNA-binding domain-containing protein has product MKSTGIVRKVDQLGRIVIPKELRDTLGIDQKSPLEIFTSEDTIILGKYEPQCAICGNAKGTRKFKGKLICNNCIAFIKEAGR; this is encoded by the coding sequence ATGAAATCAACAGGCATTGTTCGGAAAGTTGATCAGCTTGGAAGAATCGTCATCCCAAAAGAACTAAGAGACACACTCGGCATCGATCAGAAATCACCACTTGAGATTTTCACCAGTGAAGATACCATCATCCTCGGCAAGTACGAGCCACAGTGCGCAATCTGCGGTAATGCAAAAGGCACTCGCAAATTCAAAGGAAAGCTCATCTGCAATAATTGTATTGCCTTTATCAAAGAAGCAGGCCGCTAA
- a CDS encoding gamma-glutamylcyclotransferase family protein, with the protein MMKVEKRLNVAYGSNLNIGQMAMRCPTAKLYGKGMLKGYRLLFKGQMENAYCTIEKKRGGKVPVVVWELEPEDEKALDFYEGYPRFYEKEDVKVTLEDGATITAMVYIMTDKILDRIHLNLPSRSYLETVKEGYRAAGFDEAFIEDALAISEKAIKKHPPSFL; encoded by the coding sequence ATGATGAAAGTGGAAAAAAGACTAAACGTGGCCTACGGGTCCAATCTCAATATCGGTCAAATGGCCATGAGGTGTCCAACGGCTAAGCTTTACGGCAAAGGGATGCTAAAAGGATACCGTCTGTTATTCAAGGGTCAGATGGAAAACGCCTACTGTACCATTGAGAAAAAACGTGGTGGTAAAGTTCCAGTGGTTGTTTGGGAGCTTGAGCCGGAAGATGAAAAGGCACTGGACTTTTACGAAGGCTATCCGAGGTTTTATGAAAAGGAAGATGTGAAAGTCACCTTGGAAGATGGAGCTACCATTACAGCCATGGTGTACATCATGACCGATAAGATTCTAGATAGAATCCATCTCAACCTTCCAAGCAGAAGTTATCTTGAGACTGTGAAAGAAGGTTATAGGGCTGCCGGATTTGATGAAGCATTTATAGAAGATGCTCTGGCCATCAGTGAGAAAGCCATCAAGAAGCATCCACCGAGTTTTCTGTAA
- a CDS encoding amidoligase family protein gives MANKDFLKSNFGIEIEFTGITRRKAAKIVAEHLGGSLEELHDYYGTFRITASDGRKWKVMYDGSITTQKKVGGHKVSASKEYSVELVSPILTYEKDMASLQEIVRKLRKAGAFSEQQNCTGIHIHLDGRDHTPRSIRNFMNIIYSRNDLLYDALQIERRRMHYCKKMDQRLVERMNKKKPTTMKQIEDIWYQDYSERRERHYHESRYHFLNLHSLFNGCGTVELRGFNGTLHAGKIRSYVALSLAMNHQALTQKSASSKKPQIENPKFSMRTWLNRIGFIGDDFKNCREHLCKHLDGSAAWRFRTAA, from the coding sequence ATGGCAAACAAGGATTTTTTAAAGAGCAACTTCGGCATCGAGATTGAATTTACAGGAATCACGAGAAGAAAAGCGGCAAAGATTGTAGCAGAGCATTTAGGCGGTAGCCTCGAAGAACTTCACGATTACTACGGAACCTTCAGAATCACAGCATCCGATGGACGAAAGTGGAAAGTGATGTATGACGGAAGCATAACCACTCAAAAGAAAGTAGGCGGCCATAAGGTTTCAGCCTCAAAAGAATACAGCGTCGAACTGGTCAGCCCAATCCTAACCTACGAAAAGGATATGGCAAGCCTTCAGGAGATTGTAAGAAAACTCAGGAAAGCCGGAGCTTTTTCAGAACAGCAAAACTGCACCGGCATTCACATCCACCTGGACGGCAGGGACCACACACCAAGGTCCATCAGAAACTTCATGAACATTATCTACTCAAGAAACGACCTTTTATACGATGCCCTTCAAATAGAGAGAAGAAGAATGCACTACTGCAAAAAGATGGACCAACGCCTTGTTGAGAGAATGAACAAGAAAAAGCCAACCACCATGAAGCAGATTGAAGACATCTGGTACCAAGACTACAGCGAGAGAAGAGAAAGACACTACCATGAAAGCCGATACCATTTTCTAAACCTTCACAGCCTTTTTAACGGATGCGGAACGGTTGAGCTTAGGGGATTCAACGGAACCCTTCACGCAGGAAAGATTCGAAGCTACGTTGCCTTAAGCCTTGCGATGAACCATCAGGCCTTGACTCAAAAGAGTGCCAGCAGCAAGAAGCCACAGATTGAAAACCCAAAGTTCTCCATGAGAACCTGGCTTAACCGAATCGGTTTTATCGGAGACGATTTCAAGAACTGCAGAGAGCACCTTTGCAAGCACCTGGATGGCAGTGCAGCCTGGAGATTTCGTACAGCCGCATAG